The following coding sequences lie in one Bacillota bacterium genomic window:
- a CDS encoding glucose-6-phosphate isomerase — MVELEAVAGLPLRLDEVSGRLEFGEGVEPVEPEVRRLEAMRPVLYESEAAGPDLLYFMYRGLARSGEAARIRAAGLRYDVTVLVDGRVGAEPVKTYGHYHPLPPGGRLAYPEVYQVLFGRAHFLLQKRAGAEDELEDVVIVDAGPGDVVVMPPGYGHVTINPGPGPLAMANWVDATFRSEYEPYTRMRGGAYYELETDGETEWVENPRFRRLPDPRALPPSPVEALGLEQGRPIYPPAAAEPARLEWLSRPDRYAEALLALSRGDA; from the coding sequence ATGGTCGAACTGGAAGCGGTGGCGGGGCTCCCGCTGCGGCTGGACGAGGTGAGCGGCCGCCTGGAGTTCGGCGAGGGCGTGGAGCCCGTGGAGCCCGAGGTGCGGCGCCTGGAGGCGATGCGTCCCGTCCTCTACGAGTCGGAGGCGGCGGGGCCAGACCTGCTCTACTTCATGTATCGGGGTCTTGCCCGGAGCGGGGAGGCGGCGCGGATCCGGGCGGCGGGCCTGCGCTACGACGTCACCGTGCTGGTCGACGGGCGCGTGGGCGCCGAGCCGGTCAAAACCTACGGCCACTACCATCCGCTCCCGCCCGGCGGGCGGCTGGCCTACCCGGAGGTCTACCAGGTGCTCTTCGGTCGTGCGCACTTCCTGCTGCAGAAGCGCGCCGGTGCGGAGGACGAGCTGGAGGACGTGGTCATCGTCGACGCCGGCCCGGGCGACGTGGTGGTCATGCCGCCCGGCTATGGCCACGTCACGATCAACCCGGGGCCGGGGCCGCTGGCCATGGCCAACTGGGTGGACGCGACCTTCCGCTCGGAGTATGAACCCTATACCCGTATGCGGGGTGGCGCCTACTACGAGCTGGAGACGGACGGCGAGACGGAGTGGGTGGAGAACCCGCGCTTCCGCCGCCTGCCCGACCCGCGCGCGCTGCCGCCCTCGCCGGTGGAGGCGCTGGGCCTGGAGCAGGGCCGGCCCATCTACCCGCCGGCCGCGGCGGAGCCGGCCCGGCTGGAGTGGTTGAGCCGCCCGGATCGGTACGCGGAGGCCCTGCTCGCCCTGAGCCGGGGAGACGCCTGA